From a single Candidatus Neomarinimicrobiota bacterium genomic region:
- the murG gene encoding undecaprenyldiphospho-muramoylpentapeptide beta-N-acetylglucosaminyltransferase, producing the protein MKPVKVIFAGGGTGGHLFPALAIAEKLKQVRKSAEILFIGTRKGIEGKIIPNSDFEFLPIRISGVSRERNLLLTILKNLLVPLEILIAVLKSFWLLSRNKPDAVVGTGGFVSGPPLIAATLMGIPTLIHEQNSYPGITTRLLAGRVTRVHLGMEKCLKYLKKKDMKVEVSGNPVRGELLRRAESLSSKSYGLVTGKQTILIFGGSQGSHPINMHILKNFDQYANRREIQLLWQTGTLDHQMIINSVGELDNVKILPFLTDMAGAYSSADLAICRAGALTLAELSAVGLPSILIPLPHAAEKHQDYNAAIMEEAGAAIVISQDELPSGLLEETVFELLFDQWKLKEMSEAAKSLAYHDSAMKIVNSLLGIMEDAEN; encoded by the coding sequence ATGAAACCGGTCAAGGTCATATTCGCCGGCGGCGGAACGGGAGGACATCTCTTCCCTGCGCTTGCTATCGCCGAAAAACTTAAACAGGTTCGGAAATCTGCGGAGATACTGTTTATCGGTACACGAAAAGGAATAGAGGGAAAAATTATTCCTAACAGTGATTTCGAATTTCTGCCGATACGGATTTCGGGGGTTTCCAGAGAGCGGAATCTGCTTCTTACGATTCTGAAAAATCTCCTGGTGCCGTTAGAAATTTTAATTGCCGTGCTGAAATCGTTCTGGCTCCTTTCGCGGAACAAACCCGATGCGGTTGTGGGGACAGGCGGTTTCGTTTCGGGTCCTCCCCTTATTGCGGCGACTCTCATGGGAATTCCCACATTGATTCACGAGCAGAACTCTTATCCGGGAATAACCACACGATTGCTCGCCGGGAGAGTCACTCGGGTTCATTTGGGGATGGAGAAATGTTTGAAATACTTAAAAAAAAAAGATATGAAAGTGGAAGTTAGCGGAAATCCGGTGAGAGGAGAGCTCCTTCGCAGAGCTGAGTCTCTAAGTTCGAAATCTTACGGGCTTGTCACCGGAAAACAGACTATCCTCATATTCGGAGGAAGTCAGGGTTCGCATCCGATAAATATGCATATTCTTAAGAATTTTGATCAATACGCAAACCGCAGAGAGATTCAATTGCTCTGGCAGACGGGAACGTTGGACCATCAGATGATTATCAACAGCGTCGGAGAGTTGGATAACGTAAAGATTCTGCCCTTCCTGACTGATATGGCAGGCGCATATTCTTCAGCGGATTTAGCCATTTGCAGAGCGGGCGCTTTGACGCTTGCGGAACTCTCCGCCGTTGGCCTCCCCTCGATTCTCATCCCGCTGCCTCACGCCGCCGAAAAGCATCAGGATTATAACGCCGCGATTATGGAAGAGGCGGGAGCGGCTATAGTTATAAGTCAGGATGAACTCCCTTCCGGCTTGCTTGAGGAAACGGTTTTCGAACTTCTTTTTGATCAATGGAAATTGAAGGAGATGTCCGAAGCGGCAAAATCTTTGGCGTATCACGATTCGGCTATGAAGATAGTAAATTCACTTTTAGGCATTATGGAGGACGCTGAAAATTGA
- a CDS encoding UDP-N-acetylmuramate--L-alanine ligase — protein sequence MVKLGHTKHLHFVGIGGIGMSGLAELLLNQGYTVSGSDLMETDITQNLRDMGGQIEIGHAAENVGTADVVVHSSAVTDDNPELQAAMEKGIPVIRRAEMLAELVRLKPYAIAVAGTHGKTTTTSIAGAVLTEGGLDPTIIVGGVVRSLATNARLGDGDYIIAEADEFDRSFLTLSPTIAIITNIEEEHLDIYKDLDDIKNTYLTFASRVPFYGAIIACIDEPHLKDIIPDMKKRIITYGLSEEAEVRAVNISYKSGESIYTLVNEGVEMGEINLHMPGVHNVKNSLAVVALALELDLSFDVIAKTLSEFEGIRRRFEIKRRIAGIMVVDDYAHHPTEVKSSLSAAKTGWDRRIIAVFQPHLYSRTRDFKDEFGESFNHADILVVTDVYAAREAPIEGISGKIIADAAEKAGHKNVHYIPDMDKIVDFLMETARDNDMVITIGAGDIFKAGDDLINKLEQEGINAAAD from the coding sequence ATGGTTAAGCTGGGACATACCAAGCATTTGCATTTTGTGGGCATCGGCGGTATCGGAATGAGCGGTCTGGCTGAATTGCTTCTGAACCAGGGCTACACGGTTTCAGGCTCGGACTTGATGGAGACGGATATTACCCAGAATCTCCGCGATATGGGTGGACAGATTGAGATTGGTCACGCAGCCGAGAATGTCGGAACTGCTGACGTTGTAGTTCACTCATCGGCGGTAACGGACGATAATCCCGAACTGCAAGCCGCTATGGAAAAAGGTATCCCCGTGATACGCCGCGCGGAAATGCTCGCCGAACTTGTCCGACTAAAACCTTACGCCATCGCTGTTGCGGGCACACACGGAAAGACTACAACCACTTCCATCGCAGGCGCGGTTCTCACGGAAGGCGGTCTGGACCCCACCATTATAGTAGGCGGAGTCGTACGGAGTCTCGCCACGAACGCCCGTCTCGGAGACGGAGATTATATCATTGCGGAAGCGGACGAGTTTGACCGTTCATTCCTCACTCTCTCTCCTACTATCGCCATCATCACGAATATTGAAGAGGAACATCTCGACATATATAAAGATTTGGACGATATAAAAAATACATATCTCACGTTCGCATCAAGGGTACCGTTCTACGGAGCGATAATCGCCTGTATAGACGAACCGCATCTCAAAGATATTATCCCGGATATGAAAAAACGGATAATCACTTACGGGCTTTCGGAGGAAGCGGAAGTCAGGGCTGTCAATATATCGTACAAATCGGGAGAAAGTATCTATACGCTGGTGAACGAAGGCGTTGAGATGGGCGAGATCAATCTTCATATGCCGGGCGTGCATAACGTGAAAAATTCTTTAGCGGTAGTCGCTCTTGCGCTGGAACTCGATTTATCTTTTGATGTAATAGCGAAAACGTTGAGTGAATTCGAGGGCATCAGACGCCGGTTTGAGATTAAAAGAAGAATAGCCGGCATTATGGTGGTGGACGATTACGCGCACCACCCCACCGAGGTGAAGAGTTCGCTCTCAGCCGCCAAAACGGGATGGGACCGCCGAATTATAGCGGTCTTCCAACCGCATCTTTACTCCCGGACAAGAGACTTTAAGGACGAATTCGGCGAATCGTTCAATCATGCGGACATACTTGTAGTGACGGATGTTTACGCAGCGCGCGAGGCTCCTATTGAGGGAATTTCCGGTAAGATTATCGCGGATGCCGCTGAAAAAGCAGGTCACAAGAACGTTCATTATATCCCGGATATGGATAAAATTGTTGATTTCCTGATGGAAACAGCACGGGACAATGATATGGTAATCACAATCGGAGCGGGAGATATTTTCAAAGCCGGAGACGATTTGATAAACAAATTAGAACAGGAAGGTATAAATGCAGCCGCTGACTGA
- the murB gene encoding UDP-N-acetylmuramate dehydrogenase yields the protein MQPLTDLDFEALENSISGELKRNELMSKHTTYQIGGPAYLYALPKNRNDLEILIEFSRENEIPRFNMGGGSNILVHDKGIKAMVIDLKAGFSSIEVLGTTVTAQSGISLAKFVSTCRKNNLAGVEKLAGIPGSLGGALFMNAGAFGSEISQKLKSLTLLLEDGEFTELRAIDLQFGYRESNLPEGSLILEAEFELEKVEDASEIYGESKRIIKSRNEKQPVSVPSTGSIFKNPPEGDSAGKLIEDAGLKGTKAGGAMISEKHGNFILNMGNARAEDVVHLVALAHKTVLDKFNVELELELKLVGYDDWFI from the coding sequence ATGCAGCCGCTGACTGATCTCGATTTCGAAGCGTTGGAGAATTCCATCAGCGGAGAACTGAAACGCAACGAATTGATGTCCAAACATACCACATATCAAATCGGCGGACCGGCGTATCTCTATGCCCTGCCGAAGAACAGAAACGACCTTGAGATTTTAATCGAGTTTTCCCGCGAGAATGAAATTCCACGGTTCAATATGGGCGGCGGAAGCAACATACTTGTTCACGATAAGGGCATTAAAGCAATGGTGATAGACTTGAAAGCCGGATTTTCTTCCATAGAAGTTTTAGGTACAACCGTGACGGCTCAATCGGGAATCAGCCTCGCCAAGTTCGTTTCCACCTGCCGAAAGAACAATCTCGCCGGAGTGGAAAAACTTGCCGGAATACCCGGCTCATTGGGCGGAGCATTATTTATGAACGCAGGCGCTTTTGGCTCGGAGATTTCCCAGAAACTAAAATCACTCACTCTTCTGCTTGAGGATGGTGAATTCACCGAACTCCGAGCCATTGACCTTCAATTTGGATACAGGGAATCAAATCTGCCCGAAGGCTCTCTCATTCTTGAAGCGGAATTTGAATTGGAAAAAGTGGAAGACGCTTCGGAAATATACGGAGAATCGAAAAGGATTATCAAATCGCGGAACGAGAAACAGCCGGTCTCGGTCCCGTCAACAGGAAGCATCTTTAAGAATCCGCCTGAGGGCGATTCCGCGGGCAAGCTTATTGAGGATGCCGGATTGAAAGGAACGAAAGCCGGCGGAGCGATGATTTCCGAGAAACACGGAAATTTTATACTGAACATGGGAAATGCACGGGCGGAGGATGTTGTTCACCTTGTGGCTCTGGCTCACAAGACTGTGCTGGACAAATTCAACGTCGAGCTCGAACTCGAACTAAAATTAGTGGGTTATGATGATTGGTTTATCTGA
- a CDS encoding FtsQ-type POTRA domain-containing protein, translating into MKDKLRELLPHIIRGTYLGSILSLLILFTLSVIEYADAFKVFKFDELRIVGNETVSSDELFRLSGLKFGENLLDIDIKRTAERIKANPFIERVKISRELPNTVAMRVTERKPFVLIAQGSFYAADKSGHLLPSRSHMIFDLPIITGIEELSLPFMGNRVDDSRFSKALDVALLLNAEPFSLYNSISEINISPRGDVSLIGTLKGTKILLGKSGYKNKINRIRSLLFTLKRGEGLSGYHYVDLRFENQVIVKERS; encoded by the coding sequence ATGAAAGATAAATTAAGAGAACTGTTACCTCATATTATCCGCGGAACTTATCTCGGCTCGATTTTAAGTCTGCTGATTCTCTTCACGTTGTCCGTCATCGAATATGCCGACGCTTTTAAAGTATTCAAATTTGACGAGCTGAGGATAGTCGGCAACGAAACCGTTTCCTCGGATGAACTTTTCCGGCTGTCGGGATTGAAGTTCGGCGAAAACTTGCTTGATATTGACATCAAAAGAACGGCAGAGCGGATCAAAGCGAATCCGTTTATCGAAAGAGTAAAGATTTCGCGCGAACTTCCAAACACTGTCGCGATGCGGGTGACGGAGCGTAAACCGTTTGTTCTCATCGCGCAGGGAAGTTTTTACGCTGCCGATAAATCAGGGCATCTGCTTCCCTCCCGTTCCCATATGATTTTTGATCTGCCGATAATAACTGGAATTGAAGAGCTTTCTCTCCCATTTATGGGAAACAGAGTTGATGATTCGCGATTCAGTAAAGCCCTTGACGTTGCGCTGCTGCTCAACGCCGAACCGTTCTCGCTCTACAACTCGATATCGGAAATCAATATCAGTCCCCGGGGCGATGTGAGCCTAATCGGCACACTCAAGGGAACGAAAATTCTCTTGGGAAAATCAGGATATAAGAACAAAATAAATAGAATTCGTTCTCTGCTTTTTACGCTGAAGCGGGGAGAAGGATTGTCAGGGTATCATTACGTGGATTTACGTTTTGAAAATCAGGTAATAGTTAAAGAACGCTCTTGA
- the ftsA gene encoding cell division protein FtsA — MNDSIVAGIDIGTTKICTIIAEHEESGEINILGVGKVPSLGLTRGVVVNLEKTVQSIKRAVQEAERMAGVNINGAFIGIGGSHIRSMNSDAVVAVSKSESKRGITHGEITEDDIERVNEATTPVMTGLDREILHVLPQEYAVDDQFGIKSPIGITGMKLESKVHVVTCSVTSAKNIVKAVNRSEINVNNLILEPLASSYAVLDEEEKEYGVTLIDFGGGTTDVAVFFKGAVRHTAVVGLGGENITNDVAYMLRTPREHAEEIKCAYGCAKQSLVSKDEYFKLKSIGGRPPREISKMLLASYVEPRVEEILQMAKLEMQKFNRYDMLAGGVVLTGGGALLDGIRDIAEDIFEQQVKIGIPHPTKGLVDLVSEPMYSTALGLINYAVSPEGELETYIDNDKPNFKRAVEKILDHVTNFFV, encoded by the coding sequence ATGAATGATTCAATAGTCGCCGGCATTGATATAGGCACAACGAAAATTTGCACTATCATCGCCGAGCATGAAGAGTCAGGTGAAATCAACATCCTCGGAGTTGGCAAGGTGCCTTCCCTCGGACTCACACGCGGAGTTGTTGTGAACCTTGAGAAGACGGTACAGTCCATCAAACGGGCAGTGCAGGAAGCCGAACGAATGGCGGGCGTGAACATTAACGGCGCATTTATCGGCATCGGCGGGAGCCATATCCGAAGTATGAACAGCGACGCTGTTGTGGCTGTTTCTAAATCAGAATCCAAACGAGGTATCACGCACGGTGAGATAACCGAAGACGACATCGAAAGGGTGAACGAGGCTACAACACCTGTTATGACAGGATTAGACAGGGAGATACTTCACGTCCTGCCGCAGGAATATGCTGTTGATGACCAGTTCGGAATTAAATCCCCCATCGGTATCACGGGGATGAAACTCGAATCCAAAGTGCACGTGGTCACCTGCTCCGTCACATCCGCGAAGAATATAGTCAAGGCGGTAAACAGGTCGGAAATAAACGTAAACAACCTGATTCTTGAGCCTCTCGCCAGCAGCTATGCGGTGTTGGACGAAGAAGAGAAAGAATATGGCGTGACACTAATTGACTTCGGCGGCGGCACAACTGACGTTGCGGTTTTCTTTAAAGGCGCGGTGAGGCATACTGCCGTGGTGGGGCTTGGCGGAGAAAATATCACCAACGACGTTGCCTATATGCTGCGAACTCCGAGAGAGCACGCCGAAGAGATTAAATGCGCTTACGGCTGCGCAAAACAATCGCTGGTAAGCAAAGACGAATATTTCAAACTGAAAAGCATCGGCGGCAGACCGCCGAGAGAGATCTCCAAAATGCTGCTCGCTTCATACGTGGAACCCCGCGTGGAGGAAATCTTGCAGATGGCGAAATTGGAGATGCAGAAGTTCAACCGGTACGATATGCTGGCAGGCGGAGTTGTCCTCACCGGCGGCGGAGCCCTCTTGGACGGAATCAGAGACATCGCCGAAGACATCTTCGAACAGCAGGTAAAGATAGGAATACCACATCCGACTAAAGGCTTGGTTGACCTGGTTTCCGAACCGATGTATTCAACGGCTTTGGGTCTGATAAACTACGCAGTAAGTCCGGAAGGCGAATTAGAAACGTATATAGATAATGATAAACCGAATTTCAAGAGAGCGGTGGAAAAGATTTTAGACCATGTAACGAATTTTTTTGTATGA